A genomic segment from Diceros bicornis minor isolate mBicDic1 chromosome 5, mDicBic1.mat.cur, whole genome shotgun sequence encodes:
- the LOC131405349 gene encoding olfactory receptor 4L1-like gives MDMMNNSMISEFVLLGLTNTWELEIFFFFIFLLAYAAIMAGNLLIVVIVTFESHLHSTPMYFLLGNLSCLDMSISTITTPKMITDFLRENKTISLWGCMAQMFFLHFLGGSEMTLLIVMAVDRYIAICKPLHYTTIMNRRVLMGSVLLSWAVGFVHTMSQMVFTITLPFCGPNIVDNIFCDLPLVLKLACTETYVLELLVIADSGLLSFLCFIILLISYTVILVTVRRRSSGGLSKALSTLSAHITVVTLFFGPCIFVYAWPFSSFSVDKFLSVFYSVITPLLNPIIYTLRNQEMKAAISRLRTQHVSSRQTF, from the coding sequence ATGGATATGATGAATAACTCAATGATATCTGAGTTTGTTTTGTTAGGACTCACCAACACTTGGGAACtcgaaattttcttttttttcatatttctgttgGCCTATGCAGCAATTATGGCAGGAAACCTTCTCATTGTGGTCATCGTAACCTTTGAATCCCACCTGCACTCCACACCAATGTACTTCCTCCTTGGAAATCTCTCCTGTCTTGATATGTCTATTTCCACAATCACAACCCCTAAGATGATCACAGATTTTCTCagggaaaataaaactatttcctTGTGGGGCTGTATGGCTCAGatgttcttcctccactttttaggGGGCAGTGAGATGACTCTTCTCATAGTTATGGCTGTTGATCGGTACATTGCAATATGCAAACCTCTTCACTACACAACCATCATGAACCGCCGGGTGCTCATGGGCTCTGTGCTGCTGTCATGGGCTGTTGGCTTTGTGCACACGATGAGCCAGATGGTTTTTACTATCACCTTACCCTTCTGTGGCCCCAACATAGTGGATAATATTTTTTGTGACCTTCCCCTAGTTCTAAAGCTTGCCTGCACTGAGACCTATGTTCTGGAGTTGCTGGTAATTGCTGACAGTGGACTGTTATCTTTCCTCTGTTTCATAATCTTACTCATTTCCTACACTGTCATTCTAGTAACTGTCCGACGTCGATCCTCTGGTGGACTCTCCAAGGCTCTGTCCACTCTGTCTGCTCATATTACTGTGGTCACTCTGTTCTTTGGGCCGTGTATCTTCGTTTATGCTTGGCCATTTAGCAGTTTTTCAGTGGATaaatttctttctgtgttttattcAGTTATCACACCCTTACTGAACCCCATTATTTACACTCTGAGGAATCAGGAGATGAAAGCAGCTATTAGTAGGCTGAGGACCCAACACGTGAGCTCCAGACAGACCTTCTAG